One genomic segment of Fundulus heteroclitus isolate FHET01 chromosome 10, MU-UCD_Fhet_4.1, whole genome shotgun sequence includes these proteins:
- the LOC105939465 gene encoding gastrula zinc finger protein XlCGF57.1, which translates to MSEMMKVEGEEPGGLCLVSSIPAASSSELEQKQDDKDLNYETLVIKEEVPHDWSSSLEQQEPEPPHIKKEEEELWISQEEEQLTLKSEDEEKPQLSELHQIKTEDGRETEASTSSIAVQIEKDPQGEDCKGPESDMNSDSLCPSKQSKMTVHKKGKRSKLCSKLTAQIRVYAGERPFGCSVCGKRFKTKTHVKLHMMIHTGRRDHSCDLCGKGFKEKHCLQTHMRLHTGERPFACDDCGRRFHAKTNLKTHLKVHSEEKPFSCDVCSTRFKRKETLKKHTMIHTAEKTFVCGVCGKGFSLQKSLKTHMCLHTGEKPFVCSVCSKGFALQENLKRHMCSHTGEKPFICGVCSKGFSLRQNLKSHMHVHTGEKPFICSFCSKGFYRHGDLRRHMSVHTGEKAFICSVCSKGFSQQIHLKNHMRVHTGETPFVCSVCSKGFSLQENLKRHMHVHTGERQFVCDICSKGFSQQGTLKRHMSVHTGEKQFICSVCGKGFSKQNYLKSHMEVHTAPFSCPDCSKRFVNEIQLERHARVHTEERPFGCDVCKSRFNQKCQLQNHMRVHSGEKPFVCSVCGKGFSQHGNLKRHMGVHEGCK; encoded by the exons ATGTCTGAGATGATGAAGGTTGAAGGAGAGGAGCCTGGAGGACTATGTCTGGTTTCCTCCATACCTGCAGCATCCTCatcagaactggagcagaaacAAGACGACAAAGATCTCA ACTATGAGACGTTGGTGATAAAAGAAGAGGTCCCACATGACTGGAGCTCTAGTTTGGAACAGCAGGAGCCAGAGCCACCCCACAtaaagaaggaggaggaggaactgtgGATCAGTCAGGAAGAAGAGCAGCTTACTTTGAAGAGTGAAGATGAAGAGAAACCTCAGTTATCAGAGCTTCATCAGATCAAAACTGAAGATGGCAGAGAGACTGAAGCTTCAACAAGCAGCATAGCTGTACAGATAGAAAAAGACCCTCAAGGAGAGGACTGTAAAGGACCAGAATCAGACATGAACTCAGATTCATTGTGTCCTTCCAAACAAAGTAAGATGACTGTtcacaaaaaaggtaaaagatctAAACTGTGTTCCAAACTTACTGCTCAGATTAGAGTTTATGCAGGAGAAAGGCCATTTGGTTGCAGTGTTTGTGGCAAAAGATTCAAAACTAAGACTCATGTTAAATTACACATGATGATTCACACTGGAAGGAGAGACCATAGCTGTGATCTTTGTGGTAAAGGATTTAAAGAAAAGCATTGCCTTCAGACACATATGAGACTCCACACTGGAGAGAGACCATTTGCATGTGATGATTGTGGTAGAAGGTTCCATGCAAAGACAAATcttaaaactcatttaaaaGTCCATTCAGAAGAAAAACCTTTCTCCTGTGATGTTTGTAGTACAAGATTTAAACGAAAGGAGACGCTCAAGAAGCACACAATGATCCACACCGcagagaaaacatttgtttgtggTGTTTGTGGGAAAGGATTTTCACTACAGAAGAGTCTAAAGACCCACATGTGTcttcacacaggagagaaaccattcGTTTGTAGCGTTTGCAGTAAAGGATTTGCATTGCAAGAAAATCTAAAGAGACACATGTGTTCTCACACTGGAGAGAAACCATTTATTTGTGGTGTTTGCAGTAAAGGGTTTTCATTACGACAAAATCTAAAGAGTCACATGCAtgttcacacaggagagaaaccattcATTTGTAGTTTTTGTAGTAAAGGATTTTATAGACATGGAGATCTGAGGAGACACATGAGTGttcatacaggagagaaagcgtTTATATGTAGTGTTTGCAGTAAAGGATTTTCACAGCAAATTCATCTGAAGAATCATATGCGTGTTCACACAGGAGAGACACCATTTGTTTGTAGTGTTTGCAGTAAGGGATTTTCACTACAAGAAAATCTAAAGAGACACATGCATGTTCACACAGGCGAGAGACAGTTTGTTTGTGATATCTGTAGTAAAGGGTTCTCACAACAGGGGACCTTAAAGAGACACATGAGTGTCCACACTGgggaaaaacagtttatttgtagtGTTTGTGGCAAAGGTTTTTCAAAGCAAAATTATCTTAAAAGCCACATGGAGGTTCACACAGCACCATTTAGCTGCCCCGATTGTAGCAAACGTTTTGTTAATGAAATCCAGTTAGAGCGACATGCAAGAGTTCACACAGAGGAGAGGCCGTTCGGCTGTGACGTCTGTAAAAGCAGATTTAACCAAAAGTGTCAACTTCAAAATCACATGAGAGTTCATTCAGGAGAGAAACCGTTTGTGTGTAGTGTTTGTGGTAAAGGATTTTCACAACACGGGAATCTGAAGAGACACATGGGTGTTCATGAGGGCTGCAAGTAA
- the LOC105939493 gene encoding oocyte zinc finger protein XlCOF6.1, whose translation MSEVTKVKAEASGGPPTPAASTSEQEQTQDNKDIIQQIVVVKEEVPHDWIPSLDQQDPESPHMKEEESKLWIRDDGELQSDDTEEPQLSDPNQIKAKDNRETEAPSSSSAKQTKTESNGEGNGGAEPETNPDPTSSPGQSKKSVPKRGKTSKLNSTLMAQIGVHPGEKPFGCKVCGKRLKHLTSIKLHLMTHNGNIEHICDFCGKGFKEKSSLRIHIRLHTGEKPFACDECGRRFHEKAKLKTHLKVHSVEKPFSCDVCGTRFKRKENIKKHMRIHTAEQPFVCSVCRKRFSRQETLKRHMHVHTGEKRFTCNVCSKGFALKHHLKNHMEVHTAPFSCSDCSKCFANEMQLERHVKVHSEERPFGCDVCKTRFYQKCQLTNHMTVHSGLKPFVCTVCSKAFSRLGNLKKHMEVHRDCK comes from the exons ATGTCTGAGGTGACGAAAGTTAAGGCAGAGGCTTCTGGAGGGCCTCCCACACCTGCAGCATCCACATCAGAACAGGAGCAAACACAAGATAACAAAGATATCA TTCAACAGATTGTTGTGGTTAAAGAAGAGGTTCCCCATGACTGGATCCCCAGTTTGGACCAACAGGACCCAGAGTCCCCCCACATGAAGGAGGAAGAGAGCAAACTGTGGATCCGTGATGATGGAGAGCTGCAGAGTGACGATACTGAAGAACCTCAGTTATCAGATCCCAATCAAATCAAAGCCAAAGACAACAGAGAGACAGAAGCtccaagcagcagctcagctaaacagacaaaaacagaatcGAATGGAGAGGGCAATGGAGGAGCAGAACCTGAAACCAACCCAGATCCAACAAGTTCTCCTGGACAAAGTAAGAAGTCGGTTCCTAAAAGGGGTAAAACGTCTAAACTGAATTCAACACTTATGGCTCAGATTGGAGTCCACCCAGGAGAGAAGCCATTTGGTTGCAAAGTTTGTGGcaaaagattaaaacatttgaCTTCAATTAAATTACACCTGATGACACACAATGGAAACATAGAACAtatctgtgatttttgtggGAAAGGGTTTAAAGAAAAGAGCTCCCTTCGGATACATATAAGGCTCCACACTGGAGAGAAACCATTTGCCTGTGATGAATGTGGTCGGAGGTTTCACGAAAAAGCAAAACTTAAAACCCACCTGAAGGTCCATTCGGTAGAAAAGCCGTTTTCTTGCGATGTGTGCGGCACCCGGTTTAAACGAAAGGAGAACATAAAGAAGCACATGAGGATCCACACCGCAGAGCAACCGTTCGTGTGTAGCGTTTGTAGGAAAAGGTTTTCCCGACAAGAGACTCTAAAGAGACACATGCAcgttcacacaggagagaagaggTTTACTTGTAACGTTTGTAGCAAAGGGTTTGCACTGAAACACCATCTGAAAAACCACATGGAGGTTCACACTGCACCATTCAGCTGCAGTGACTGTAGCAAATGTTTTGCAAACGAAATGCAGCTGGAGCGACACGTGAAAGTCCACTCGGAGGAAAGACCGTTTGGCTGTGATGTCTGCAAGACCAGATTTTATCAAAAGTGCCAGCTTACCAACCACATGACAGTCCATTCAGGACTGAAGCCCTTCGTGTGCACCGTTTGCAGTAAAGCGTTTTCCCGACTCGGAAATCTAAAGAAACACATGGAGGTTCACAGGGACTGCAAGTAG
- the LOC110366372 gene encoding gastrula zinc finger protein XlCGF57.1 — protein sequence MSEMMKVEAEDPGGLSSVSSIPAGSASELEQKHDNKDLIHQMFVMKEEAHIKEEEEELWINMEEEQVTLKTEEEEKVQLLELHQIKFEDKTKTEHGGEDCGGPESGRKADLRGSSQQRKVIGNKRAKISKLCSKRTSQVSVHTGQKPYGCNICGKRFRHKTYVKIHMMIHTGIREHSCGFCGKGFKEKRCLQTHIRLHTGEKPFACDDCGRRFHAKTSLKSHLEVHSGENPFSCDICGTRFKRNENLKKHMRIHTAERPFVCSLCSKGFSQQIHLKSHMSVHTGEKPFMCRICNKEFSRQGNLKRHMCVHTGEKQFICGFCNKGFSKQLYLKNHMEVHTAPFSCSVCGKCFVEEMQLKQHMRLHTEERPFGCDICKIRFNKKYNLNSHMRLHLGEKPFVCRVCSKAFSRHGDLKKHMCVHESYS from the exons ATGTCTGAGATGATGAAGGTTGAAGCAGAGGACCCTGGAGGACTCAGTTCAGTGTCCTCCATACCTGCAGGATCTGCatcagaactggagcagaaacACGACAACAAAGATCTCA tCCATCAGATGTTTGTGATGAAAGAAGAGgcccacataaaggaggaagaggaagaactATGGATCAATATGGAGGAAGAGCAGGTTACTCTGAAGActgaagaggaagagaaagTTCAGTTATTAGAGCTTCATCAAATCAAATTTGAAGACAAAACGAAAACAGAACATGGAGGGGAGGACTGTGGAGGACcagaatcaggcagaaaagcAGATCTGCGAGGTTCTTCACAACAAAGGAAGGTGATAGGGAACAAAAGAGCTAAAATATCTAAACTGTGTTCCAAACGCACCTCTCAAGTTAGTGTCCACACTGGACAGAAACCATATGGTTGCAATATTTGTGGCAAAAGATTCAGACATAAGACTTATGTTAAAATACACATGATGATTCACACGGGGATAAGAGAACATAGCTGCGGGTTTTGTGGTAAAGGCTTTAAAGAAAAACGTTGTCTTCAGACACATATAAGACTCCACACTGGAGAGAAACCATTTGCCTGTGATGATTGTGGGAGAAGGTTTCATGCGAAGACAAGTCTGAAAAGTCACCTGGAGGTCCATTCAGGAGAAAATCCCTTTTCCTGTGATATTTGTGGTACAAGATTTAAAAGGAATGAGAATCTTAAAAAGCACATGAGGATCCACACTGCAGAAAGGCCTTTTGTTTGTAGTCTTTGTAGTAAAGGATTTTCGCAACAAATTCATCTAAAGAGTCACATGAGtgttcacacaggagagaaaccattcATGTGTAGGATTTGCAATAAAGAATTCTCCCGACAAGGAAATCTAAAGAGGCACATGTGtgttcacacaggagagaaacagtTTATTTGTGGTTTTTGCAATAAAGGGTTTTCAAAGCAACTTTATCTCAAAAATCACATGGAGGTTCACACTGCACCATTTAGCTGCAGTGTTTGCGGTAAATGTTTTGTGGAGGAAATGCAGTTAAAACAACACATGAGACTCCACACAGAGGAGCGGCCGTTTGGTTGTGATATCTGTAAAATcagatttaacaaaaaatacaatctTAATAGTCACATGAGACTCCATTTAGGAGagaaaccatttgtatgtaggGTGTGCAGTAAAGCATTTTCACGACATGGAGATCTGAAGAAACATATGTGTGTTCATGAGAGCTACAGCTAA